The following nucleotide sequence is from Anopheles stephensi strain Indian chromosome 3, UCI_ANSTEP_V1.0, whole genome shotgun sequence.
GTACGTAGCGGCCGCCGATCGCATCTGCACCAGTTCGAGCTCAAGAAGCCGATTCTCGTTTTCGAGCCtaaaaatgtgtcaaaagcACAGATGGTTAATTTTGGCTGCTTTGCTAATAACGGAGCAACTTGACTGAATTGTATAGCTGTAAGAAATGTATGACGCTGTCTAATGCTATATAATCCTTAAACAGCTCTCACATCAACCACTAAAACCAAAGTTGGATTACTGAAAAAGTCATCAACACCCATTGCAGTCTAGTAGAATTGTCTCTCCATCGTTCATCCTACTATGTCTGATACAAATCCTATACAGATAAGGTCATCCGTGGCCGTTCTCATGAAACATTGAGGACCAGATAAGGAGCTTGTGTAGAGTGGAgaagatcctcaagggattcCTCTAGATCCTAAGTCTAGATatgcttctttcttggcctgctcctatGAAGCACGTCTAAAAGACAAGGCCTGGAGTCCGTTCCGTTTCTAGGAAGCTCGGTCCATAGCTTCACTCTCCCACCCCCGGCTGCATCCAATCTCTAGATCGAAGTCCAGATATGTTTACCATATACCTCGGGACAAGTTGTTACTTACGCGGACTCCTTCAACAGCAGTGGAAGACTTTTCTTCTGATTTTTATCAATCTCCGCCATCAGCAGCTGGTTCTGGTGCGTCAGTGTCGTTATCtgtgccgttgtcgcctctaaaCTGTTGCGCAAATCGTTCATCAAGCTCGTCTGCATGTTAATCTTGTAGGTGTAGAACTCAACCAGCTCCGACTTTTCCACCTCATTGATCAACCCGGCCGCTTTAGCATCCTGTATGTGCACCACGGCTTGATCGATCCGTTCCTGCAGGTCTCGACTGAGCGTGCGGATGAAGCTGTATCCCGTCGGTGGTTGGGTGTGGACCACCGTATTACCGTTCAGCGGTGCAAAGGGAGCCCTGGAGCTGTTTCCTCCTAACGCCGGCAGATTACTTTTCAGCATATCGATCATACGGGCCACATCTTGCTTGGGGAAGTCGGTCGTGGCGGTTACCTGAAGTAACGCTTCCAGCAGTTCCACATCCGTTCCACCAGTCAATCCCTTAGCAATCAGGAACTGGATCGGTTTCTGTTTGAGCAGGTTCGTAAGTTTAGCGTACCAGTGTGTTGGGCAAAGGTTAGCTAGCTCGTTGAACGTGTACAGTGCCCACAGATACACGCGCACGTGACCGTCCGCAAGCGAATAATCAAACGTACCGAAATCGCGCGTATTGTTCAAAACGTTCGCAAAAAGATGCTGGAAGAATTGTTCCGCTACCTGGTTCATTGCGTCGTCTACCGCATTCAACGACTTGCCGATTGTGGTTAACAGTTTTGTGAAAGCGATTGCAAGCTTTTCGTCGTCATTGTTCGTGATGCTGGCCATAAGCGTGGCGAGCACGGTTTTACACTCCTCGGCGAACGCGGTATCGGTCGGGTTCTTTTCCAGTATCGTGCGCAACAGATCGACCGCTTTCGAGCAATCGTCACGCGCGTTGTTGATCAGCTTAATGGGACCGAACTCACAAATTTTCCTGTACAGCTCCCGATCGTCCGGTTTGAGTAGTACGATACACTCCAATATCTCAAACAATCCATCGCTCGTACGGTCCTTTCTCAGCTCGACTTTTTGCTttgtccttttcttcttcccggCGGGTTCACACTCCGGCGATGGTGTACGATTTGCCCAATACTTTTCTATTTCGTGCAAAAACTCTTTCAAATCGCGCTGGAAGTATTCGTCCGTTACGGCTGCCTTGGCCGGCTCTCCCTCCCGCGAGCCGCTTAGCGTTCGTACATAGCGCAGAAAGTCAACCACATGCCGCAAGCTGAAGCTATTCTTCGAGGCCAGCATTAACCGTACCTCCTCGAAGCTCATGCGTAGCAGATAGTGCAAATCGATCTCCTTGATGTAATCGTTTTGCTCCAGTATGATGTACATTTTGCACGCGAGCAGACCGAACTTTTTAATCTGCTTGCAAAAGCCCGATATGTTCGTGTTTCTCGTCAGCACAAACGTCGTCGATAGGTCCCGATGGCAAAGGTTCACCAGTATGGACAGTGCAAGCTGTGCCACCTCGCAGCGCTCTTTCTTTTCGTGGTTTTGTTCGATGATGTTGAGCAGCTTCTGGATCAGTCGCTCGATAAACATTTCCTGCccatcgatggaggcgccgTAGGAGAGGTGATGGAGCAGGGAAAGAACACGCTTCTGCTGCTCCGGAGTGTGTACTTCCAGCAGGAGAAGCGAAATAACCGGCAGAAACCGGAACTTGTCAACCAGCGCAATTCGCGTTTCGTCGTCCGTCACGGCAATTTCGAGCACCGCCATCACCGACCAGAGAAGATTCGTTTTCTTCATGCTGTGGCTCAACAGTTTGTGTAGGTTGACAAAGAAAATGTTACACTCGTACACGGAGACATCGAAGGTTTTGTGTTCGGCACTTGCGGCTGCCAATTGCTGTGGGAGGAGAGCAGGAATCAGTGCATTGAAATCGAGCTGATAGTAGGGGGAACGAAAACTCACCTCCAAGCATCGATTCACGAGCGTTTCGTTGCCGTAAGTGCTGCTGATGAAGTACGATTGGATGTGGCTGTTGAATTCCACAATGTGCGACATTTCGGAAGAACGTCCCGGGCTCATTTTAGCAGGCGAAACAACATGCAAATGTAACGCACCAGAGTACAAAAGCTTGCCACGCGGTCGGTGGATAAGGTTTTTTTGGTGTTAAAGCAGTTTTGGACGAATTTAATACAATTTAAGGGCAAACAAACTGTACACACACCGAGCACAAgcgcaaacaacaaacaaaacgttaCGATTtcccactggtcctgtcgagcggtttccgcacaaggtcctcagctttgtacccaattttgtgctcgtgtgcaacattccatattgctatccctctttgccagtatggcaatgatcgtctgtgctgctctgtcaattcttccacagcctgtgtcgatgtgtatgcctgtgtatgccactgctcgaccgtgtaaacgcgcggtattggtatgtattgtcgcgtcggtgtagacttgacaggtacggtgccggcacgtaaacaaaccattggccgcagttgctgttatggattagaattgtgtttaggcaaagcaagtttgccagccaaaacatccgcgtcacgtcgagatcgctcctgtatcggagggaccgtcgcattaatcaattgtgttaaaaatttgtgggaaaaacgtagtgcaatgaaagtctttggctctctttcggagccggcgtaggaagcttccggatgtgtttcggagccggcatcggatactatcggagtgtttaaagaggcggatgaggtctctgagggccaaagcctcttttaataaatggtttaaaaaaagagctgttttgtttgtgaagcaaatagtggcaaggcgaaagaaaacacatatcacaatacatacaaacagcgtgatcacacacacatgtataccgctggagcgcaaacgctcacgcacaccaccccataagcccgaatccgaacgtcctcagaatgtcctcagcccatgtaaaaacgtcctcaattttgtatggccggcgggcttgtgacacaaaattaggacgttgcatgcggattcgagcacttgtatgacgagtgggtTTGATTTCAACGTTGACAGCTCGCTCGTGTGTTGACAGCTGCTCGAATCATCGCAAGCTGCTCGAATCATCGCAAGCTGCTTGAGTCCCCGGATAATGCGGACGGTGCTCGAAATTGAAATTGGTTCAAGATTCGATTACACAacgtatttttttataaaaatttttattttataacgcAAATTACATTCGATAAATTAATACAAGTAAAACTTCCCTTTTTCGCTAAAGTCCGAATAAAGACCGTCCCACTTTCATGCACTTACTTTTAGCAACTGAGATACCAATATTTTCGTGTGAAGATCAGCGACGCTATCGTCACAGTCATCGGAATGcccaaaaaagggcaaaattCAAGCAGATGAAATTCgtgaaatgaattttaaaaggAAGACAATCAAAGCTGAGAATATATCCATTCAAACGAGATGTGCAACAATAAATAGAGGTGGCCCAATGATAACCGTTACAAAAACTATCATGCCCGGATGAATCTGAACTCCATTTCAACCGTTCTTCCGTTcagaagaaaaacttttcaatcACGGATCATTGAAGCCAACGAAGCTGGAACGTGAAAAGTTTGCTCTGTGCAGGCATTGGATTGCTactgaaaatgttttttttcaccaattttcgtcaatattttcatttttctttaaattgttCCGATAAAACTCTGTTAAGGTGTTTCATATCTACTCGTATTAAGTTCCACACTCTTATTAAGTATAATATTCCATTACTTAATCACAGTGTAAAACAGACgcaaagtttgttttatttttctgtacAAAAAGGCGGCTGATTCAAATGTTTCAACCTAAATCCGAACGCAACACGCGTTCGTTCGGTTTGCGTTCGTGCGCGTTCGGAGTAAAGATGTAGAGATGGGTACACTACACCGGAACGGATGGGAAATTCCATACCTTCATGAAATTTATTCAGCACTATTACCTTGCAATGGTGAATACTCCAATTTGAATGAAACGAAtgctttaaaaatatattttagatATTAAAAACAATCTTTTCTCTAAGTATTTTTTACAGTCCGAAAGCTATATTATTGTAATGAAAAATTATAATGAAAAATACGTTGAAAAAGAGTAAGTTTCATTGAAATACCTTCATCCGtttgttctgttttacatgaaagtttcaattataaaaattaacttaaaatatttgtttcgtTGTCTCAGCCCCACTTGCATCGCCCGATTACTACTGCAGCAGTGTACAGACAGCATAAGAATGCTCCAGCTCCGCTTGGAGAACGAGCGTTCCGAAACCGTCGGCCGGTCGCATTTTCAATTCGTCGCTCGGAAACGGTGGATTCAAATGCGGTCGGCTGCGCAAAGTACAGGAAGCAGTTAAAAGTTCAACTGAAAATGTTTATTAACGTCACTCCATTCCACGTGCAGTGTTTATTGAATGTACTAGTGAACTAGTGATACATGCAAAAGGCTGCAACAAGAGTAATCGAAATAATCAGCTTCTATGTGGCTTatgcaaaaaagaaatatcTGAGCACGTGATTTTAACGAGTGTAAATAAGCAAGGCACACGTGCGTTACAAAAAAAGAGTGTGTTTTAAAAAATTTGCGCCAGTGGTCTTAAAAGCAAGtttaaaacataaacacagcgtcggaaaaaaaaaacgttgtgCCGGTATTAAGTTCAGATCCGGCACTTCCCAAACCTCACCGCTCCCTCACAACTTTCCCCTAGCGACGGGTGGGGGCCGCGGTGCAAAATGCGTTCGTTCGGTTGCTGCACCGAGCGTCATCGTCGACCGATGCGTCGTGGGTGTGTCTGAGCGAGATGGCACGAGGCGCCACGCGCGTACACCGCGAAACCTTTCTTTGGCGCGAAAACATGTACCAGTCTGTTTGTacgtgtgcgcgtgtgtgtgtgtgtgtgtatgagggTGTACACGAGAAAGAGTGAGTGATTCGCGCGCTGCCAAGTTTTAAGCAACTTTCGGCACCGCTGCTGGAAATCAAACGGAATCGGTTTTTAAACAACTTCAGAAGAGGGCGCACTGCACGGCGGCGATCGCGACCCACAAAACGCGGCACCCGCGCGGATATTCCTTGCTGTCTGTCTcgcttcttgttgttttttttcctcgcgtCGACGCATTCGTCCTGCGTGGCTGTGGCTGTGAATGTGTTCCGccaacgaaaacgaaacggtGTGCCTGGGTTGCGTTCGGTCAGTCTGTCGCGAAATTGTCCTCCGCACGGAAGGACGACGGTACGAgaacgctctcgctctcgtcgcCCGTAATCGAATTCCAGCAAAACGGAAATGCAACAGTCTCACGATTTGGGAGTTTTAAAGTATTTTCTGTACATAAGTGAAGAGTGAAGTGGCGGTTTTAATTAACAGGAATTATAACACGTGTACAGGATAATAGTTGAGAAAATAttaagcaaaaagaaacaacagaaATTCTCCTACATATAAGATAAGTGATCCAGATGTTTTGGAAGTCTTTCGTGATGGTGTCAGTGTAAGTGTACATACGGTGTTAGAAACTCTCGAATTCTACCCATCCTATCAACTGGAACTAGTGTGTGGGAACTCCACAACCCCCCCATCAGGAAGTCACGATGACTTCGCGAAGTCGCAAAAAAAGATCTCCCAACTAAGTCCTACCCAGGATCTCCAATAAGTCACCCGATATCGTCGTCCTGTCAACACCTCCACCATGTTGTTCGAATCGGTTCAAAATGGTGACCTCGACCGGGTACGCCACCTGTTGGACGGCGGAGCGGACGTTAACGCGCGGGACGACAAGTTCTTCAATACGGCCCTTCACCGGGCCGTCTTTGCCCGGCAGAACCGGCTCGAAATGATAGCCCTGCTCGTGGAACGTGGTGCCGACTGTAATGCGCTCAACAAAAAGCGGCTAACCGCGTCCGAGCTGGCGCTCGAAAACCGCCAGCCCGAGGTAGCGAAAGAACTCGTACGGTGTGAAACCCAACACCTGGACGATCATCTCGCGTACTATCTGCTCATTCGGCGCGGTAATCTACAGCTGTTCGAGTACCTCATCTCGATCAAGCGGCTCCAGTACGAGGACGAAATCTGTGTCATTGCCCGGGCGTACGGTGAACTGCGGCTGCGGAACGTTCCGCTCAAGGAACCGATGGAGTCGTACCTGAACGAGATCCTGATCAATCACGACTACTGGCTGAGAAACCGGGCCCACCGGGCTACCGGGTGGTCCGAGGGCCGACGGGAAACGTTACGCCGGCTGGAAGCGATCGTCGAGAATGGGCAGGAACTGGCCGCCGGTTACGACAGTCACAATCTGACGGACGTGGACAGTTTGTTCCTGCTCCGGTTGTCCTACATACTGGAGAATCTGTTCTTCGTCCGCAACGTCTACAAACAGCTGCCGCTGCATCACATGGAATTTTGTATCGGTGAGTCCCTTATTGAAAACCTGTGCACCAAACCGTCGCCAAAGTTAAATGGGCGACTTTTCAAAGTTTTGAGCCTTGCGGGACATTCCAGCTATTCAGAGGTGTTTCTGGACAGGAGATATCGACTTCCGGTGACTGTGGGGAGGGAAACTAAGGGTCGATAAGTTCTAGGAGTGGGATGTGAGGAAAGATATTATATTCCAACAAatactctctcacacacacacacacatacagtcgCCCTTTGCAAATGCGCAGCGATTCGTATGACGCGAGCTAACGCACGGAATTAGTTTTATGGCCCGGCTCGGTTCGCGGTTTGCTCTTATTTAAACAACTTTCGCTGGCACAACGGTCCCTGCAGTCCTtgctgccaccatcatcatcaccgtcatcgtcGCCGCCGTCATCAGCGCGCCATCCGTCATGTGCTTATGGCGTCGTGTAACGACGCCTGGTGTCTGACGAACGGCTTTCTGTatggtttttttaaatgtcgtcCAAAGTCTTTGCCCACTTCACACACCTAGGGATGGAGGTTTCCGGTTCCATTGGCACGGAACTGCAGTAGGCCTAGGGAACAAATGTCAAAAAGCTAAGTGTCATGCAGTCAACTTTGAAGTACATTATTTTAAATCGCGCTATAAGTCCTTTTCTACCTCTTTTTTTATACTTCACATGCTTGTTGAGACTTTGGTGGATAAATTAAGCTTGATTACTATAAATTACACTAGTTATAGTATATTTGAGTACATTAACTCATTCGAGAATACTCTTATATACTAAAGGTGATTTATTAGAAACTTGCTGATTGATGGATGTTTTTGTCATCCATCCCGAATGTTGCTGTGAAGTGAGTTATACACTAATTTATCATATGTCTAACTGATTTGCTCTACTaattaattgattgattttgtcGTCCTTATTaatgacagcaaaaaaatgtaatttgcTATAATTTGGCTATGCTTATGCTATAAACTTattcaatttttcatagagcACCTATTCCGAGCCCTATTCCAGAAGACCCCCCATTTTCGCTACCAAATCTCTCCCGCATCGCGCTCGTTGGCGAATGTTAGTACCCTCCcggcctcctcctcctcctcctcttcctctaacacccccctccccccgtcTCTTCCGCGtgcctttttatttttcttcagttCTTTCTTTGCCGCTTTGCATCGCTACCAATTCCCGCGTCAGCACATGGAGCGCTGCATTTTCACTGCGTTAAACAACCTCCGCGAGCGTTTTTAATATGTTGAAGAGTAGTGGAGTGCAAAGCACACAGCAgcaacgataaaaaaaaacatccattCCATCCATCTCAACCTAACCCTAAACCCTGCCCCAATTCTATTCGCGCCCTGGCGTGAAACCAGACGGGACGGTTTTGAGACGGGGAGAGTAGTTGGATCGCTTTGTTGGTCGCCTTTTTTAACGTCTGTCTAACTTAATTGACGGTTAGAAAAACGAGCGGTGCGAGAAATGATTTGTAGtatgaaattaaaaactgaAAACTAGCATACAGGACATTCCTTTCGGTGTGGATTATTTGTGGCCAGCTGTTTTAGAATTAATTGTCCTGTCTGCAATTGCTTACAAATATGGAATCGAAACACTATTTTATTTCCCattagtttaaaaattatttttcaaaaatggAATTACATATACTAATGGATTATAGCTAGATGATGCCATAATAATCtaattattattcttattgAATATGAGTAGATTGCTATGAAAACTAGTTATTTTGCTTCAAAATTATCTAGCCTAAAGCATGGTTTAAATTATGCTTGTTTctttaataaaaaatcttcCCAAACCCAAACGTATCGTTGTTAAGTGAGTCCCGTCCTCTGCTCTAGTCGTGACATTAATATCTCCAAGAAGACAGTTTATTACACGCATGGCCTTACGCCGCTTTGCTGCCCACCAAGAACATATGACTGCCATATGCACGCTTGAGaactatttaaaacaaattacaagaaaaaaaatcagaatcaAGTAGCAAAAGTTGACAGTAACAACCACTAATTAATTAGTGTTTTTTCTATAGTGCATATAAATAAACCACTTGCTGATAGCAAATAAAAGATCACACCTTTTTGATTATGATTCgcttattttaattgatttcaatTGAAgtccgtttttttgctttaaataaaaaagagagaagcaatggcaaaaaaaacaaatggccaTTAACCCGTCAATTAGAATGTAACGGATACATTAATTTGAACCCAATGCAGCAGCTCCATTTATTTCCCTTTTCACCAGTCCGTAACCAGAAATTAAAatacaccaacaacaaaaaaattctcCTTTTCACCCCTTTCCCAGCATATGCCGGCTTGCGGATggtcagttttgttttgaaccGCACCGACCAACCCTTCCGCCAAAATACGCCGACCGCACGAGAGAGTATGgggatgctttttttctgtgtatctctatttttttattttcgttttgctttccgCTTCACACAGCATCCCCTATGAGCAGATCATTCAACTCTGTTTTCCCAAACAGCTGTTCACATCCACAATAGCAGCTACCCCGCAGTGACGCACTTTTACGAAGGCCGAACAGTCGgcaagggagagagagagaaagaaaaagagtttCCAAAAGGGGTCAACGGCCAGTCGTGAAAGGGTTGACGGATGTGAGTGATCTGATTGCCCAAAATGTGGCCCTTTAAACGAATTTCCCGCAACAAGCAGAATggtcgaaagatggttaatcCCCTGCCGAGGACCAAGTTGACCTGGTGGTTAACCCTACCAAATCCGGTTAACAACGTTCGTCTTCTCATTGCTTCCGTTACGGGCAAATCTTTGCTGGCATTTTGGGTGTCAAGAgtgtgacaaaaaaaaaccaatctCTCTCCCCTTTTCCTGCTACCGATCGACGAAAAGATGAAAGAGGAAAATGTTTTGTGGTAGAGAACAAGGGTTGTTTGTGggggaaaaatgaaaccaaccGTACGGCCGCACGCAGTTGGCGCAATCGAAAGGGATAATGACCCTCCGGCCCTTTGTAGATTCTTTTCTTCCGATATCCAAAAAAGGGATTGCCGTGAAGGATAAAGGTGGACAGAGTGggttaaaggttttttttttggcctgtAAGACATGTAAATTGACCGCTTGTTAAGGGGGTTCACCTGTTTATCAGAGCATGACCATATACCCTCCGTCGGTGTTCCAGATGACGTGTGAAATAGTTTTAACGCGTGGATAGAGGAATTTAATATGCGTTAGGTTTGTGCTGTTTGCTTGAATAATTTCTCATTAGAAGCGTTTTAaacggatttttttaaatagttatTTTAGTACTTTTTTGGTAATGTCCTCATATTTTTCTCATATATTCATTTGTCTAATTTTGTgcttcaaactttttttttataaatcataTTAGTAGAGTCAACTGTTATaacacagtacagatacacaGAGAAATATTTTCTTAAGAGAATTAAACTCAAATAAAATTATCGTGTCaggcaaattgcatacttttattatttcccccttaaagtatgcaatgcgcTCACCAAactaattttattcatttaatcTTTCAGTAACGGGGTTTTCAATAAAGATTTACTTTTATAAGAATCAGTATTCATGGAAAATAATTAAGTAGAAGTCAGTCCTGCCTATAGGGAGACGGTCCGAAAAGGGATCAGAAACTAGTTATTAACATTTAATACCTTTCACGATACATATTTTCTTACTTATTTTGCTTTAGTTTTTACATTCCAACTAATTGAAAAATCGCCCGTTCAAAGATTtaaataatgaaataaaagTCGTCTGTTAAAAAGCGTAAAGAATGAAGTCACCTCACAGAAGCAAATGTTATCGAATGGAAATGAACCGTGCTGCAAATCTCAACCACAAACGCTCATGCCACAAGATGCATCCCTGAACCaagacacacgcacgcagtgCATACACATCGGTATGATTATAGTACCCGtgagggggggaggagggttagaaaaaataaacaatacacCACACGTACCCGATGCCTGTGTGATTCCATCActgttgcagaaaaaaaaaacgcaacaaaaatTCACATACGCGCGCCAATCGACGCTAAATGCATCCGCCAACAGAACGCCAACCCAACGCGCGCGCCCGTACATCTTAAAGACaaatgctgctggtgctgcaccATCAACCGTCGAGTCGAGACAGATCCGTACGCAAATTTACGGTACAGGCTCAAAGTGCAGTCGgggtggaaaaggaaaaaaaaagaagactcGCTGTATGCGTTCTGCAAGCCCGCGAATGTAATGCAAAAGtgcattatttttatgattatttcCCTTCGCGGTCTGGCCACCCCCTCCGGTGCGGGATGGGGTGGGTGGATGGTTGCTTGCACTTTTGCCCACTTCCTTCCTCCTTCCCCGGACACCGGGATTTGCTCGGTGCACTCTTTGTGTCAATCGTTTCCAGTTCTTTTCTCGCATCACACTTCTAACTTCATCCGCGGGTAGACCGTTGGCCGTTGGCCTCGCGGAAAGGGGAGCAGATAGTAGTAaaaggagggagagagagagagagagagagacggggGGATGAGAGAAGCGGAATCTGTATATATAACACTGGGAGACAGTTTGCGGTCGATCGAGTCGGAGTCGTCAAACCGGCCGGGATTTCAGAAGAAAGAAGCGCATAACGCACggcaaacaataaaataaaacaaaattgaactAAACGCACCAAAggaacgaaaagaaagcaaaagaaaaaacaatataGAGAGacggaaagagagagagagtgagtgagagagagagaaaaataacacGCGGGTGCATTAGCATTTTTGTGCGCAAAAGGGCACTTATGGCACCGCAATTGCAGACGCATTCCTGGGAGATCGTGTGCGACTTTGGTTTGCTTTGCTATTTAGTCCGGTCCCGGTCGGTATTTTCTAGTTTTGTATTGTCTGATTtgctattttttctatttccattaatatttttgttgaatTATTTCGATGtcttttaatatttattgaaaatattcAGTGTCAGtgttaaattgatttaaaaatatatttaatgtATTAAAATTAGATAATaaacaatacggcatcggaccgtaatactcaataaataaataaataaataaaattagatAATAAGCATAGGTGAAGATGCAAACCATGTTTGCAATTTTGTCTTCATTAGAATCTCTAAAACAATCtctgaaaaat
It contains:
- the LOC118514288 gene encoding uncharacterized protein LOC118514288; translated protein: MSPGRSSEMSHIVEFNSHIQSYFISSTYGNETLVNRCLEQLAAASAEHKTFDVSVYECNIFFVNLHKLLSHSMKKTNLLWSVMAVLEIAVTDDETRIALVDKFRFLPVISLLLLEVHTPEQQKRVLSLLHHLSYGASIDGQEMFIERLIQKLLNIIEQNHEKKERCEVAQLALSILVNLCHRDLSTTFVLTRNTNISGFCKQIKKFGLLACKMYIILEQNDYIKEIDLHYLLRMSFEEVRLMLASKNSFSLRHVVDFLRYVRTLSGSREGEPAKAAVTDEYFQRDLKEFLHEIEKYWANRTPSPECEPAGKKKRTKQKVELRKDRTSDGLFEILECIVLLKPDDRELYRKICEFGPIKLINNARDDCSKAVDLLRTILEKNPTDTAFAEECKTVLATLMASITNNDDEKLAIAFTKLLTTIGKSLNAVDDAMNQVAEQFFQHLFANVLNNTRDFGTFDYSLADGHVRVYLWALYTFNELANLCPTHWYAKLTNLLKQKPIQFLIAKGLTGGTDVELLEALLQVTATTDFPKQDVARMIDMLKSNLPALGGNSSRAPFAPLNGNTVVHTQPPTGYSFIRTLSRDLQERIDQAVVHIQDAKAAGLINEVEKSELVEFYTYKINMQTSLMNDLRNSLEATTAQITTLTHQNQLLMAEIDKNQKKSLPLLLKESALENENRLLELELVQMRSAAATYDKKTSQMKQELAEYIKKYGEKSQKCAALVKEIEHLRTRDDNYEKENKRLQLELAAMTKNRDDARKLLKLGEEDRQKLTEQREAERKQYECKIRERERDISKRNDLIQQLEQTLVQRDSTIETLESDGKELREKLKDREDRIAQVESELKENEKIQQAIYSLMNKNKK